In the Papio anubis isolate 15944 chromosome 15, Panubis1.0, whole genome shotgun sequence genome, one interval contains:
- the RNASEH2B gene encoding ribonuclease H2 subunit B isoform X4, which produces MAAGADCGDGVGARQHVFLVPEYLKDSSKKMKSGLMFVKLVNPCSGEGAIYLFNMCLQQLFEVKVFKEKHHSWFINQSVQSGGLLHFATPVDPLFLLLHYLIKADKEGKFQPLDQVVVDNMFPNCILLLKLPGLEKLLHHVTEEKEIDNKKYYKYSKEKTLKWLGKKVNQTTAALKTNNVNVSCRVQSTAFFSGDQVSTDKEEDYIRYAHGLISDYIPKELSDDLSKYLKLPEPSASLPNPPSKAATHSSSAAGVFIS; this is translated from the exons aatatttaaaagattctTCAAAGAAGATGAAAAGTGGGCTAATGTTTGTAAAACTAGTTAACCCGTGTTCAG GAGAAGGAGCCATTTACTTGTTCAATATGTGTCTACAGCAGCTGTTTGAAGTAAAAGTTTTCAAGGAAAAACACCATTCTTGGTTTATAAATCAGTCAGTTCAATCAG GAGGTCTTCTCCACTTCGCCACACCTGTGGATcctctctttctgcttctccaCTACCTCATAAAGGCTGATAAGGAG GGGAAGTTTCAGCCCCTTGATCAAGTTGTGGTGGATAACATGTTTCCAAATTGCATCTTGTTGCTGAAACTTCCTGGACTTGAGAAGTTACTTCACCATGTGACGGAGGAAAAAG AAATAGACAACAAGAAATATTACAAGTACAGCAAAGAGAAGACATTAAAGTGGCTGGGAAAAAAG GTTAACCAAACTACAGCAGCATTAAAAACCAATAATGTGAATGTCAGTTGCCGGGTACAGTCAACTGCATTTTTCTCTGGTGACCAAGTTTCCACTGACAAGGAAG aGGATTATATTCGTTATGCCCATGGTCTGATATCTGATTACATCCCTAAAGAATTAAGTGATGACTTATCTAAATACTTAAA GCTTCCAGAACCTTCAGCCTCGTTGCCAAATCCTCCATCAAAG GCTGCTACCCACAGCTCCTCTGCAGCTGGTGTGTTTATCTCCTAG